One genomic window of Desulfovibrio psychrotolerans includes the following:
- a CDS encoding branched-chain amino acid ABC transporter permease, producing MEYYLQLIINGLVVGSIYSLVALGFVIIFKATKVVNFAQGEMVMVGAYVCFALTVQFQLPFLLSFLMTLAFSVLLALAVERMVLRPLIGEPIISVIMVTIGLSSMLKAFVQMCWGTQIQVFPPILPQDPFVLMGLPIAPVYVAAFCLSLLLFGIFSLFFKYSSLGIAMRATAFDQQAAQSMGIGIKSIFALSWCIAAVVSSIGGIILGNINGINAQLGHLGLKVFPAVILGGLDSLLGAALGGLIIGVLENLCEGVVKDLFGLGGFREVASFIVLVIILMVKPYGLFGTKEIERV from the coding sequence ATGGAATACTACCTGCAACTCATCATCAACGGCCTTGTTGTCGGCTCCATCTACAGCCTGGTTGCTCTCGGCTTCGTCATCATTTTCAAGGCGACCAAGGTGGTCAACTTTGCACAGGGCGAAATGGTCATGGTGGGCGCCTATGTCTGCTTTGCCCTGACCGTGCAGTTTCAACTGCCCTTCCTGCTCTCCTTCCTGATGACGCTGGCCTTTTCCGTGCTTCTGGCACTGGCTGTGGAACGCATGGTGCTGCGCCCCCTCATCGGCGAACCCATCATATCCGTCATCATGGTCACCATCGGCCTCTCCTCCATGCTCAAGGCTTTCGTGCAGATGTGCTGGGGCACGCAAATTCAGGTTTTCCCGCCCATTCTGCCGCAGGACCCGTTTGTGCTCATGGGCCTGCCCATCGCTCCGGTATACGTGGCCGCCTTCTGCCTTTCACTACTGCTGTTCGGCATATTCAGCCTGTTCTTCAAATACTCCTCGCTGGGCATAGCCATGCGCGCCACCGCCTTCGACCAGCAGGCAGCGCAGTCCATGGGCATAGGCATCAAATCCATCTTCGCCCTGTCATGGTGCATTGCGGCGGTCGTTTCCAGCATAGGCGGCATCATTCTGGGCAACATTAACGGCATAAACGCCCAGCTGGGCCACCTTGGCCTCAAGGTCTTTCCCGCCGTCATTCTGGGCGGGCTGGACAGCCTGCTCGGTGCCGCTCTGGGCGGCCTCATCATCGGCGTGCTGGAAAACCTGTGCGAAGGCGTGGTGAAAGACCTGTTCGGGCTGGGCGGCTTCCGCGAAGTGGCTTCCTTCATCGTGCTGGTCATCATCCTTATGGTCAAACCCTACGGCCTGTTCGGAACCAAAGAGATTGAGCGGGTATAA
- a CDS encoding Txe/YoeB family addiction module toxin: MPNLTWTGHAWEDYLYWQKTDKAMVKRINTLIKNAMRTPFEGSGKPEPLRFDLAGYWSRRINQEHRIVYSYDDKTDTLVILQCRYHY; encoded by the coding sequence ATGCCCAACCTTACGTGGACAGGCCATGCATGGGAAGACTACCTGTATTGGCAAAAGACCGATAAAGCGATGGTCAAGCGTATAAACACGCTGATTAAAAACGCCATGCGCACCCCATTTGAAGGGAGTGGCAAGCCGGAACCATTGCGCTTTGACCTTGCCGGCTACTGGTCACGACGCATAAATCAGGAACATAGAATAGTGTACAGCTACGATGACAAGACCGACACCCTTGTCATACTGCAATGCCGCTATCACTACTAA
- a CDS encoding type II toxin-antitoxin system Phd/YefM family antitoxin → MPEALTYSDARKNLASTMDKVCDTHDPVIITRRKAKPVVMMSLEDYNSIAETAYLLHSPANAARLRESIQAAEAKKTTAHTLLEA, encoded by the coding sequence ATGCCCGAAGCACTTACCTATTCCGATGCCCGCAAAAACCTTGCCTCAACCATGGATAAGGTATGCGACACGCACGACCCCGTCATTATCACCCGGCGCAAGGCAAAGCCCGTGGTCATGATGTCGCTGGAAGATTACAACAGCATTGCGGAAACAGCCTATCTCCTCCACAGCCCCGCCAACGCAGCACGCCTGCGCGAGAGCATTCAGGCTGCGGAAGCGAAAAAAACAACCGCACATACGCTGCTGGAAGCGTAA
- a CDS encoding ABC transporter ATP-binding protein: protein MSGSNPVLEVQEVTLTFKNVAALSRVSCSVPEGSITSLIGPNGAGKTSMLNCISGRYTPTKGTIRMRGNELNGVPAHKRTGLGLARTFQNIALFRGLSVLDNLMVGRHSRLQYGLLASIFYLGKARAEEDRHRERVEEIIDFLNLSPYRHQIAGHLPYGVQKKVELGRALAAEPSLLLLDEPMAGMNLEETEDMARYILDINEEWGITVFLVEHDMGVVMDISDHVVVLDFGRILASGTPQDIQTNPKVISAYLGEDDGLYKGR, encoded by the coding sequence ATGAGTGGCAGTAACCCCGTGCTTGAGGTGCAGGAGGTTACGCTCACCTTCAAGAACGTTGCCGCCCTGTCACGCGTCTCCTGCTCGGTGCCGGAGGGAAGCATAACCTCGCTCATCGGCCCCAACGGCGCGGGCAAAACAAGCATGCTGAACTGTATTTCCGGTCGGTACACCCCCACCAAGGGCACTATCCGCATGCGCGGGAACGAACTGAACGGCGTGCCTGCGCACAAGCGCACCGGGCTCGGGCTTGCGCGCACCTTCCAGAACATCGCCCTGTTCCGCGGCCTCTCCGTGCTGGATAACCTTATGGTGGGCCGCCATTCGCGCCTGCAATACGGCCTGCTGGCCTCCATCTTCTATCTGGGCAAGGCCCGTGCGGAAGAAGACAGGCACCGGGAACGGGTAGAAGAGATCATAGATTTCCTTAACCTCTCCCCCTACCGCCACCAGATAGCCGGGCACCTGCCCTACGGGGTGCAGAAAAAGGTGGAACTCGGGCGCGCGCTGGCGGCGGAACCATCCCTGCTGCTGCTCGATGAACCCATGGCGGGCATGAATCTGGAAGAAACCGAAGACATGGCCCGCTACATTCTGGACATTAACGAAGAATGGGGCATCACCGTCTTTCTGGTGGAACACGACATGGGCGTGGTCATGGATATTTCCGACCACGTGGTGGTGCTGGACTTCGGACGCATCCTCGCAAGCGGCACACCGCAGGACATACAAACCAACCCCAAAGTCATCAGCGCCTATCTGGGCGAAGATGACGGCCTGTACAAGGGACGTTAG
- a CDS encoding CBS domain-containing protein has product MFVGLKMLKNFIAMPPDALVEDAQRLMEEQRFWMLFVVKEGRLVGYVRTEDIHAAMPSLMTGLDRHEINYLLSKLTVGRIMRTDITSVTPETEIESAAMLMHNKNLAGLAVVNPAGDLIGYINRTVMLEVLAEEMGYGKGGSRIVFEVVDRPGVLKQVSGIIDEMGYSIISTGTFTHRDRRMVVIRVDTPNPSTIAAALQKNGYDVVGPEDFKHEWQ; this is encoded by the coding sequence ATGTTTGTCGGGCTTAAAATGCTTAAAAATTTCATCGCCATGCCCCCGGACGCCCTTGTGGAGGACGCGCAGCGCCTCATGGAGGAGCAACGGTTCTGGATGCTGTTCGTCGTCAAGGAAGGCAGGCTCGTGGGCTATGTCCGTACAGAGGATATCCACGCTGCCATGCCTTCCCTCATGACCGGGCTGGACAGGCACGAGATCAACTACCTGCTCTCCAAGCTTACCGTGGGCCGCATCATGCGCACAGATATCACCTCCGTCACACCGGAAACGGAAATAGAATCCGCCGCCATGCTCATGCACAATAAAAACCTCGCCGGACTCGCGGTGGTAAACCCGGCGGGCGACCTCATCGGCTACATAAACCGCACCGTCATGCTGGAAGTGCTGGCAGAAGAAATGGGCTACGGCAAGGGCGGCTCACGCATCGTGTTCGAGGTAGTAGACCGCCCCGGCGTGCTCAAGCAGGTCTCCGGCATCATAGACGAAATGGGCTACTCCATCATCTCTACAGGCACCTTCACCCACCGTGACCGCCGCATGGTGGTTATCCGGGTAGATACCCCCAATCCCTCAACCATTGCCGCCGCGCTGCAAAAAAACGGGTACGATGTGGTCGGGCCGGAGGACTTCAAGCATGAGTGGCAGTAA
- a CDS encoding PAS domain S-box protein: MGPETVFPVVFVLYVAALLWFALRVEKTPGLRRKVASSPYVYALSLTVYMTAWTFYGNVGQAAQSGMAFLVSFIGTFFGVAVWWWVLRRMIRLKSRYRITSIADFFSARYGKSHFIAGVVALFSVLGSLPYVAIQFKAILATLGIMLAAHGPADSAVNAGTGLWDHSLSLVPWEGAVLQVQGGFAGPALLGFSILFTILAGVRRLDPTERHQGMVAVIAVESVVKVVAFMAAGIFVTYGMYNGFGDIFSRSVEVGFASLLSPGRIEGGYMEWVMRAFLFAPAVLLLPRQFHLAVVENSDERHVRTAMWLLPLYMLLITVFVMPMALAGLLQGYDATHGDWFVLLLPLQEGVHWLSMLVFLGGFSAGMSMLVIATMTMTTMLTNDLLLPVLNLLPRMAWLRRYILQCRWVVVCAYLTMGYGVYLLVGESYTLVSLGIVSMMAFAQLGPAAVGGLFWTTGNRAGAVSGLLAGFGLWFYTQCVPVLIRSGVLESSMLEAGPFGIGWLRPEQLLGLEVFSPLAHTLFWSMLMNVLCYVVGSCLWTPRERDVASARDFVSVMEADREMIRDSERFERSIPLAGKYAELSSLFSEFYGPSLAERIVGGAVQAVGLQGVSHISVVELASLSGEAERRLAGMVGSASASKIIRSCNLFTDAEREELAAAYKTMLASLHISPEELLKRLDYYKEREVLLQSHAQELGAANEALRAQIFQREQVQRDLQVAEERYRSIFENAVEGIFQTRPEGSIVHGNTAAARILGYDSVEELVRGVQDIRGELYVDGGDRDRFLALLRENGEVSHFETRLRRKDGSAVWVALHSRAIFEADGKLALIEGILEDISDRKRAEAEMYRANRFVRSIIDAMPSVMVAVTQDRDIVHWNREAELRYGMCKDEVTGRSLFSLLPWLVFLDDIIGDAFESGETRRKQRLQEVRDGEEHILDVVVYPLEAQDGSRLVVLRLDDATSRVRMEEMMVQTEKMMSVGGLAAGMAHEINNPLGAILIGVQNILRRVEPSRPANQQVAGRVGVSLDQMNAYLEERKVLDMLRGVRSAGERAASIVSNMLEFSRRSETRFARVAVAPLLDKAVELARNDYDLKKKYDFRQVEIVREYDPGAPDVYCNSTEIEQVLLNLLRNAAQAMYTAGANRQKPVITLRTLGEGDLVRIEVADNGPGMDESVRRRVFEPFFTTKPVGVGTGLGLSVSYFIITTNHGGQFFVDARKDQGTTFTILLPTRPAADAEGRGQAERQQNP, encoded by the coding sequence ATGGGGCCGGAGACTGTATTCCCCGTCGTTTTCGTGTTGTATGTGGCTGCGCTTCTCTGGTTTGCGCTGCGGGTTGAAAAAACGCCCGGCCTGCGCCGGAAAGTGGCCTCCAGCCCCTACGTCTACGCGCTTTCCCTAACGGTATACATGACCGCATGGACCTTCTACGGCAATGTAGGACAGGCGGCACAGTCGGGGATGGCGTTTCTTGTTTCCTTCATTGGCACCTTTTTCGGCGTGGCGGTGTGGTGGTGGGTTTTACGGCGCATGATACGCCTTAAATCCCGCTACCGTATCACCAGCATAGCCGACTTTTTCAGCGCGCGGTATGGCAAGTCCCATTTCATCGCCGGGGTTGTGGCGTTGTTTTCCGTGCTGGGCAGCCTCCCGTATGTGGCCATTCAGTTCAAGGCCATTCTGGCAACGCTGGGGATAATGCTTGCCGCGCATGGTCCGGCAGATTCTGCAGTTAACGCGGGAACGGGGCTTTGGGACCACTCTTTGTCCCTTGTTCCGTGGGAGGGGGCTGTATTGCAGGTGCAGGGCGGTTTTGCCGGTCCTGCGCTGCTTGGATTCTCCATTTTGTTCACCATCCTTGCCGGTGTGCGCAGGCTGGACCCCACTGAACGGCATCAGGGGATGGTGGCCGTTATTGCCGTGGAATCTGTGGTGAAGGTTGTTGCGTTTATGGCTGCCGGAATATTTGTCACCTACGGCATGTACAACGGGTTTGGTGATATCTTTTCACGCAGCGTTGAGGTGGGGTTTGCCTCACTGCTTAGCCCCGGGCGTATTGAGGGCGGCTATATGGAGTGGGTTATGCGGGCGTTTCTGTTCGCGCCCGCGGTATTGCTGCTGCCCCGCCAGTTTCATCTGGCTGTGGTGGAGAACTCCGATGAACGGCATGTGCGCACGGCCATGTGGCTGCTCCCTCTGTATATGCTGCTTATTACCGTCTTTGTCATGCCTATGGCGCTGGCGGGACTTCTGCAGGGATATGATGCGACGCACGGAGACTGGTTTGTGCTGCTTCTGCCGTTGCAGGAAGGCGTGCACTGGCTGAGCATGCTGGTTTTTCTGGGCGGGTTTTCCGCCGGGATGAGCATGCTTGTCATTGCCACCATGACCATGACGACCATGCTGACCAATGACCTTCTGCTGCCTGTTCTGAATCTGCTGCCGCGTATGGCGTGGCTGCGCCGCTATATTCTGCAATGCCGCTGGGTGGTTGTGTGCGCCTATCTGACTATGGGGTACGGCGTGTATCTGCTGGTGGGCGAATCGTATACGCTGGTCAGCCTTGGCATAGTATCCATGATGGCGTTTGCCCAGCTCGGACCGGCGGCGGTGGGCGGGTTGTTCTGGACCACGGGCAACAGGGCGGGAGCCGTGAGCGGCCTTTTGGCCGGGTTTGGGCTGTGGTTTTACACGCAGTGTGTCCCGGTGCTTATCCGTAGCGGCGTGCTGGAATCGTCCATGCTGGAGGCCGGTCCCTTTGGCATAGGATGGCTCCGTCCTGAGCAACTGCTGGGGCTTGAGGTGTTCTCGCCCCTGGCGCACACGCTGTTCTGGAGCATGCTCATGAACGTGCTGTGCTATGTGGTCGGCTCGTGCCTCTGGACACCGCGTGAGCGGGATGTGGCGTCTGCACGGGATTTTGTCTCCGTTATGGAGGCGGACAGGGAGATGATCCGGGACTCCGAGCGATTTGAGCGATCTATCCCCCTTGCAGGCAAGTATGCCGAACTTTCTTCTCTTTTTTCCGAATTCTATGGCCCTTCGCTGGCGGAGCGAATTGTGGGCGGCGCGGTGCAGGCTGTGGGGCTGCAGGGGGTGAGCCATATCTCGGTGGTGGAATTGGCCTCCCTTTCCGGCGAAGCGGAGCGGCGGCTTGCGGGGATGGTGGGATCGGCCTCGGCCAGCAAGATTATACGCTCATGCAATCTCTTTACTGATGCTGAACGGGAAGAATTGGCCGCAGCCTACAAAACCATGCTTGCCAGCCTGCATATCTCGCCGGAGGAACTGCTGAAGCGGCTGGATTACTACAAGGAACGCGAGGTGCTGCTGCAAAGCCACGCACAGGAGCTTGGTGCGGCAAACGAAGCACTGCGCGCACAGATTTTTCAGCGGGAGCAGGTGCAACGGGATTTGCAGGTTGCTGAAGAGCGGTATCGGTCCATATTCGAGAACGCGGTGGAGGGGATTTTTCAGACCCGACCGGAAGGCAGCATTGTGCACGGCAATACGGCAGCTGCCCGGATTTTGGGGTATGACAGCGTGGAGGAGCTTGTCCGCGGTGTGCAGGATATACGTGGAGAGCTGTATGTGGATGGAGGAGACCGGGACCGGTTTCTTGCCCTGCTCCGTGAAAACGGGGAGGTGAGCCATTTTGAGACGCGGCTGCGCCGTAAGGACGGGAGTGCGGTGTGGGTTGCTCTGCATTCCCGGGCCATATTCGAAGCCGATGGCAAGCTGGCGCTTATAGAAGGAATTCTGGAAGACATTTCCGACCGCAAACGCGCGGAGGCGGAAATGTACAGGGCCAACCGATTTGTGCGCAGCATCATTGACGCCATGCCTTCCGTGATGGTGGCGGTGACGCAGGACAGAGATATAGTGCATTGGAACCGGGAGGCGGAACTGCGCTACGGTATGTGCAAGGATGAGGTTACCGGGCGTTCGCTGTTTTCTCTGCTGCCGTGGCTGGTTTTTCTGGACGACATAATCGGTGATGCGTTTGAAAGTGGTGAGACCCGGCGGAAGCAGCGGCTGCAGGAAGTCAGAGATGGCGAGGAGCACATATTGGACGTGGTGGTTTATCCTCTTGAGGCGCAGGACGGCTCGCGCCTTGTGGTCCTGCGGCTGGATGACGCCACAAGCCGGGTGCGCATGGAAGAGATGATGGTGCAGACGGAGAAGATGATGTCTGTAGGGGGGCTGGCTGCGGGCATGGCGCACGAGATTAACAACCCCCTCGGAGCTATTCTCATAGGTGTGCAGAACATTCTGCGGCGGGTGGAACCATCGCGCCCCGCCAACCAGCAGGTAGCTGGAAGAGTTGGGGTTTCGCTGGACCAGATGAATGCCTACCTTGAAGAGCGCAAGGTGCTGGACATGCTTCGGGGAGTACGATCTGCCGGAGAGCGTGCCGCATCCATTGTTTCAAACATGTTGGAGTTCAGCAGGCGGAGCGAGACCCGGTTTGCCCGGGTTGCCGTAGCCCCGTTGCTGGATAAAGCCGTGGAACTGGCCCGGAATGATTATGATCTGAAAAAGAAATATGATTTCAGGCAGGTTGAGATTGTTCGGGAGTATGATCCCGGTGCGCCCGATGTCTACTGCAACAGTACTGAAATTGAGCAGGTGCTGCTTAACCTGCTACGCAACGCGGCACAGGCCATGTATACGGCAGGGGCAAACCGGCAGAAGCCGGTAATAACCCTGCGGACTCTTGGCGAAGGTGATCTCGTGCGCATTGAGGTGGCGGATAACGGTCCCGGGATGGATGAAAGTGTGCGGCGTCGTGTGTTTGAGCCATTTTTCACCACCAAGCCGGTGGGGGTGGGGACGGGGCTTGGGCTTTCCGTTTCCTATTTCATCATCACGACCAATCATGGCGGTCAGTTCTTTGTGGACGCGCGCAAGGATCAGGGCACAACCTTCACCATTCTGCTCCCCACCCGGCCCGCTGCGGACGCTGAGGGACGCGGGCAGGCAGAGAGGCAGCAGAATCCGTAG
- a CDS encoding type II toxin-antitoxin system RelE/ParE family toxin, whose protein sequence is MNHFDRTSQFDRWLTKLKDPMGKAKVLIRIRSAEKGNFGDCAPVGEGVSEMRIHTGPGYRVYFTKRGSKVYLLLAGGNKSSQQRDIDLAKKLAKELGDE, encoded by the coding sequence ATGAACCATTTTGACCGCACAAGCCAATTTGACCGTTGGCTTACCAAACTGAAAGACCCCATGGGCAAGGCCAAGGTGCTCATTCGGATTCGGTCTGCGGAGAAGGGTAACTTTGGCGACTGTGCCCCTGTTGGGGAAGGCGTATCAGAGATGCGCATTCATACAGGGCCGGGGTATAGGGTGTATTTCACCAAGCGAGGTAGTAAGGTATATCTGCTGCTTGCCGGAGGCAATAAGTCTTCGCAGCAAAGGGACATAGACCTTGCGAAGAAGTTGGCCAAAGAACTAGGAGATGAATAA
- a CDS encoding addiction module antidote protein: MSNSKITKFDAADYLDSEETIAAYINAALEEDDPDILLVAIADVAKARGMSRLAKDAGLGRESLYKALAPGAKPRYDTIHKVLSALGVSLHARPNAAVHH, translated from the coding sequence ATGAGCAATTCAAAAATCACCAAATTTGATGCCGCCGACTATCTGGACAGCGAAGAAACCATTGCCGCGTACATTAATGCCGCACTGGAAGAGGATGATCCTGATATTCTGCTTGTAGCCATTGCCGATGTAGCTAAGGCCAGAGGTATGAGCAGGCTGGCGAAGGATGCCGGATTAGGCCGCGAAAGCCTTTACAAGGCGTTGGCCCCCGGAGCAAAACCCCGGTATGATACTATTCATAAGGTGCTTTCCGCGTTGGGGGTTTCGCTGCATGCAAGGCCTAATGCGGCTGTGCATCATTAA
- a CDS encoding AMP-binding protein: MANLYDTTLPMLLLENSLTRPNHTALREKHMGVWQPFTYARYHAITAEFAAGLKALGFGKGDTIVIIGDNRPEWLWAQLAIQGLGGRSLGLYQDSPAEEIGYVFELSSARLVVAEDQEQVDKILSIRQSLPLLQYIVYHDPKGLIAYDASGLKSFDEICALGRDRAAEFDRWAAEVSPDEIALIATTSGSTGRPKLALLSHRNLLSMAWNLGLSDPKHQTDEFVSFLPLAWMGEQMMAASSALLFGFCVNFPEEPDTVQENIREIGPHLIFSPPRVWENMAAKVRVRIMETTPFKRLLFNLFMPVGMRHASTVLRGEKPGAGLRIAYTLAQWGLFRALRDRLGFSRIRSASTGGAPLGPDTFTFFHALGVNLKQIYGQTEIAGISCIHRDGAVSFETVGEPIAETEIRISEEGEILSRSPAVFHGYLGNDKATAETITEGWLHSGDAGYVNDNGQLVIIDRLSDVMTTAGGTRFSPQFIENKLKFSTYIQEAVVLGHERDFITAIICLDGDIAGRWAESNALTYTTYQDLAAKRELYDLIEAEIAAINPALQNGTQIRRFALLFKELDADDNELTRTRKIRRKIIGERYAPLIHALYNGTSITDLSIEITYQDGSRRQISGPVAIRTVGEQ; the protein is encoded by the coding sequence ATGGCCAACCTTTACGATACCACGCTGCCCATGCTGCTGTTGGAAAACAGCCTCACCAGACCAAACCACACTGCCCTGCGCGAAAAGCACATGGGCGTCTGGCAGCCCTTCACCTACGCACGCTACCACGCCATCACCGCAGAATTTGCCGCGGGGCTTAAGGCGCTGGGTTTCGGCAAAGGCGACACCATCGTCATCATAGGCGACAACCGCCCGGAATGGCTGTGGGCGCAGCTTGCCATACAGGGGCTGGGCGGCAGGTCGCTCGGCCTGTATCAGGATTCTCCGGCAGAAGAAATCGGCTACGTGTTCGAACTCTCCTCAGCCCGGCTTGTGGTGGCGGAAGATCAGGAGCAGGTGGATAAAATACTCTCCATCCGGCAATCGCTGCCGCTCCTGCAATACATCGTCTACCACGACCCCAAAGGCCTCATTGCTTACGATGCGTCGGGCCTGAAGTCCTTTGACGAAATCTGCGCCCTGGGCAGAGACCGCGCTGCAGAGTTCGACCGCTGGGCGGCAGAAGTCTCCCCGGACGAAATAGCTCTCATCGCCACCACCTCAGGCTCCACCGGGCGTCCCAAGCTTGCCCTGCTCTCGCACCGCAACCTGCTTTCCATGGCGTGGAACCTCGGCCTTTCGGACCCCAAGCACCAGACGGACGAATTCGTCTCCTTCCTGCCGCTGGCGTGGATGGGCGAGCAGATGATGGCCGCCTCCTCCGCCCTGCTGTTCGGATTCTGCGTGAACTTTCCCGAAGAGCCGGACACCGTGCAGGAAAACATCCGCGAAATCGGCCCGCATCTCATCTTCTCCCCGCCACGCGTGTGGGAAAACATGGCCGCCAAGGTGCGCGTGCGCATCATGGAAACCACGCCGTTCAAACGCCTGCTCTTCAACCTGTTTATGCCCGTGGGCATGCGCCACGCCTCCACCGTGCTGCGCGGCGAAAAACCCGGCGCCGGCCTGCGCATAGCCTACACCCTCGCCCAGTGGGGTCTCTTCCGTGCCCTGCGCGACAGGCTGGGCTTCTCGCGCATCCGTTCCGCCTCCACAGGCGGCGCACCGCTGGGGCCGGATACCTTCACCTTCTTCCACGCGCTCGGCGTCAATCTCAAGCAGATATACGGGCAAACGGAAATCGCGGGCATATCCTGCATCCACCGTGACGGAGCCGTCAGCTTCGAAACCGTGGGCGAACCCATTGCCGAAACGGAAATCCGCATCTCGGAAGAAGGCGAAATCCTCTCCCGCAGCCCCGCCGTCTTCCACGGCTACCTCGGCAACGATAAAGCAACTGCAGAAACCATCACAGAAGGCTGGCTGCACTCCGGCGATGCCGGATACGTTAACGACAACGGCCAGCTCGTCATCATAGACCGCCTGTCGGACGTCATGACCACAGCAGGCGGCACCCGTTTCTCGCCGCAGTTCATCGAGAACAAACTCAAGTTCTCCACCTACATTCAGGAAGCCGTGGTGCTCGGGCACGAGCGGGACTTCATCACGGCCATCATCTGTCTGGACGGCGACATTGCCGGCCGCTGGGCGGAATCCAATGCCCTCACCTACACCACCTATCAGGACCTTGCCGCCAAACGGGAGCTGTATGACCTCATAGAGGCCGAAATAGCCGCCATAAACCCCGCGCTGCAAAACGGCACGCAGATACGGCGGTTCGCGCTGCTGTTCAAGGAGCTGGATGCGGACGACAACGAGCTGACCCGTACCCGCAAGATACGGCGCAAGATCATAGGCGAACGCTACGCGCCGCTCATCCACGCCCTGTATAACGGCACGTCAATCACCGACCTTTCCATAGAGATCACCTATCAGGACGGCTCCCGGCGGCAGATATCCGGCCCCGTCGCCATCCGCACGGTGGGAGAACAGTAA
- a CDS encoding branched-chain amino acid ABC transporter permease — protein sequence MQKCGLFYTSYAAEDALFPSRFQKGCLALFFAALLACPLALDAYAISVLNLILIAVIGAVSLNLLTGMCGQMSLGHGAFVGVGAYGAAVLSNMGLPFFAALLGGGLLAAMVGMFFGIPSLRLKGIYLAISTLAAQLILEYVFLHWSGFTGGANGLPVEPPQIFGYSFDSDASIFYLILGVTTLSVLAVSNVARCRSGRAFVAIRDYHQSAENVGVNLFTFKLQAFGFSSFLAGIAGGLWAHYTMYITPEQFSISLSVSYLAMIIIGGMGSVLGSIFGAIFITLLPEALNLITTGLAGIAPDMSALIIPMKEGVFGLMLVLFLIFEPEGLARKWRLTKAYWKLYPFAY from the coding sequence ATGCAAAAATGCGGTCTTTTCTACACATCCTACGCGGCGGAAGACGCCCTCTTCCCCTCGCGCTTCCAGAAAGGGTGCCTTGCCCTCTTCTTTGCGGCCCTGCTGGCCTGCCCGCTGGCACTGGATGCCTATGCCATATCGGTGCTTAACCTCATCCTCATCGCGGTCATCGGCGCGGTTTCTCTGAACCTGCTCACGGGCATGTGCGGCCAGATGTCTCTTGGCCATGGTGCCTTCGTGGGCGTAGGAGCTTACGGTGCTGCGGTGCTTTCCAACATGGGGCTGCCCTTCTTCGCCGCCCTGCTCGGGGGCGGTCTTCTCGCAGCCATGGTGGGCATGTTCTTCGGCATTCCTTCCCTGCGACTCAAGGGCATCTACCTGGCCATCTCCACGCTGGCAGCGCAGCTTATTCTGGAATACGTGTTCCTGCACTGGTCCGGCTTCACGGGCGGGGCTAACGGCCTGCCCGTAGAACCCCCGCAGATCTTCGGCTATTCCTTTGATTCAGATGCCAGCATCTTCTACCTCATCCTCGGCGTCACCACGCTGTCCGTGCTTGCCGTAAGCAACGTTGCACGCTGCCGGTCCGGCAGAGCCTTTGTGGCCATACGCGACTACCACCAGTCCGCAGAAAACGTGGGGGTGAACCTGTTCACCTTCAAGCTTCAGGCCTTCGGCTTCAGTTCCTTTCTGGCGGGCATCGCAGGAGGGCTGTGGGCGCACTACACCATGTACATCACGCCGGAACAGTTCTCCATCTCCCTCTCGGTAAGCTACCTTGCCATGATCATCATCGGCGGCATGGGCTCGGTGCTCGGTTCCATCTTCGGGGCCATCTTCATCACCCTGCTGCCCGAAGCGCTCAACCTTATCACCACCGGCCTTGCCGGCATCGCCCCGGACATGAGCGCCCTCATCATTCCCATGAAGGAAGGCGTGTTCGGCCTCATGCTGGTCCTCTTCCTCATCTTCGAACCGGAAGGGCTGGCCCGCAAATGGCGCCTGACCAAGGCGTACTGGAAACTCTATCCCTTTGCCTACTGA